One segment of Candidatus Cloacimonadota bacterium DNA contains the following:
- a CDS encoding phosphopyruvate hydratase, with the protein MAKIVKVKAREILNSRGYPTVEAEVHLDTGIIGRDAVPSGASVGEYEAVEVVDGDKNRYNGHGVLNAVKNVNDIIASHLIGINVIDQAMIDNTMRELDGTPNKRQLGSNAILAVSLASARAASQELGLPLYRYLGGTNSRILPVPMANILNGGRHANNNVDLQEFMVMPIGAKTFKHGLQMIAEVFHSLGAILRKGGYKTSVGDEGGYAPDLKTNEEALQVIMKAIDSTRFKAGRDIFLALDPAATSFYKNGKYVLKSDKKNIELTSEEMVDYYIKLVKKYPIVSIEDGLDENDWKGWKLLTEKIGKDVQIVGDDLFVTNVNRLKRGIKERSANSILIKLNQIGTLSETLDTVEMAKTAKFTSVISHRSGETSDSFISDLAVAVGSGQIKTGSICRQERITKYNQLLRIEEELGDTARFHGKDIFFNLKEFRKFI; encoded by the coding sequence ATGGCAAAGATAGTAAAAGTAAAAGCAAGAGAGATCTTAAATTCGAGAGGATATCCGACCGTGGAAGCAGAAGTACATCTCGATACCGGAATTATCGGAAGAGATGCGGTTCCGAGCGGTGCTTCCGTCGGTGAATATGAAGCTGTCGAAGTTGTCGATGGTGATAAAAATAGATATAATGGTCATGGAGTTTTAAATGCTGTCAAGAATGTAAATGATATTATCGCGTCTCACTTGATCGGGATCAATGTCATTGATCAAGCAATGATTGATAATACAATGAGAGAATTGGATGGAACTCCTAATAAAAGACAACTTGGTTCAAATGCAATCCTGGCAGTATCGCTTGCTTCAGCAAGAGCTGCTTCACAAGAACTCGGATTACCATTATACAGGTATCTTGGAGGAACCAATTCGAGAATTTTACCTGTTCCCATGGCAAATATTTTGAATGGTGGAAGACATGCCAACAATAATGTTGACCTGCAGGAATTTATGGTAATGCCGATTGGAGCTAAAACTTTTAAACATGGTTTGCAAATGATAGCCGAAGTATTTCATTCTCTGGGTGCAATTTTGAGAAAAGGCGGATATAAGACTTCTGTTGGAGACGAAGGAGGTTATGCTCCTGATTTGAAAACAAATGAAGAGGCTTTACAAGTGATCATGAAAGCTATCGATTCGACCAGGTTCAAAGCCGGTCGAGATATCTTTCTCGCTCTTGATCCAGCCGCCACTTCCTTCTATAAGAACGGGAAATATGTTCTAAAATCAGACAAAAAAAATATCGAATTAACTTCCGAAGAAATGGTGGATTATTATATTAAACTAGTAAAAAAATACCCGATCGTTTCCATTGAAGACGGATTGGATGAGAATGATTGGAAAGGCTGGAAACTGCTTACTGAAAAAATTGGTAAAGATGTTCAGATTGTTGGAGACGATCTTTTTGTAACGAATGTGAACAGATTGAAAAGAGGAATTAAAGAGAGATCTGCGAATTCAATTTTGATCAAACTTAACCAGATCGGAACTCTCTCCGAAACACTCGATACAGTGGAAATGGCTAAAACTGCAAAATTTACTTCCGTGATTTCCCACCGCAGCGGTGAAACCAGTGATTCTTTTATTTCTGATTTGGCAGTTGCTGTGGGTTCGGGACAGATAAAAACCGGATCGATCTGCCGACAGGAGAGGATCACAAAGTACAATCAACTTCTGCGAATCGAAGAAGAACTCGGTGATACTGCCAGGTTTCACGGAAAAGATATTTTCTTTAATTTGAAGGAGTTCAGGAAGTTTATCTAA